TGTAAAGGGGGTGCAGTGGTATGTGTGGTGTGCGTGGGGCTCAGAGAGGGTCTGTGCCTCTttgcctgctgctgcacagagggTTTCATGCTCCAGGGAAGAGAGGACAGCCTCTGTCTTGCAAAGGGCTTTGGGTGATCTTGTTCTTCTGCCCACCTTTACCGCAACCTTCCCCTCCCTAAAGAGCAGAAGGCAAGcgcctcttcttttccttggcGAAACATTGGGtgagctttctttttatttctttatttctcttatttttttcttttcctttcgTGGATCGTAGTCTTCAATCACTTCTCTGCCTGACAGCAGCTCTGCGCTCCCTGCCTGGGCTGAAGGAGGGGAGGTGGTGTAGGGGGAGGATGAAGGCAATATTTCATGTTGTTTGGAGGGAAGGGCTCCGCGCTGCTGGCTTACTGCTGGCCTGACATGGATCCATCATGATGGCACTATATTACCAGTGGAGACAGTTAGGTGTTTATTTTAGCTGCCTGGATccagaagcaaaaaaatttCAGCATCTGGtacacaaaccaaaaagcaatgGACAACATTTGGGGATACATTGGACTTGAGAAGGATGGGAGAAGACTAAAAGTGacaaaatcttatttatttttgtttcctgtccCCCACATGAACCTGGGTAGCATTTCCTAGGAACAAGCGTGGTTTTTAGGGCGTGTGTTgagcaaacactgaaataatctgGGGAGTGTAGGTGTTTTCCTGGTTCTGGCAGCCTGGCTAATGATCTCGGTCCTTTAAGACTTTAAGACATTTCAGATGTGTACCCTCTACTCTGTCTCGTCCTTCCTGCTGTCTGATCTCTCTTCATCGTCCTCCAATGCCCTGGTGATGCAGGATCTGAGGAGGCCTGCATTCATTTTGTTTCCGTCGATGAATAGGGACAAATCTGCCAAGTGTGGTGAGTTCACTAGATCATGAATTCCTGTTATTGTGGATTTCCCATTTTTCTACCCTGTCACCAGTGCCTTTCTTGTCTTTCTAAGTTTGTAAGACTGTGACTCCTCTAGGAGAGGTTCAGCTTGGTGTAACCCAGTCGAGGGAAAAAGCCCACTGAGGATGGCAGGGGTGGGAGGAGTATTCTTGGATTCAAGTCTCGAAAGATGCATGCTGAATTTAGACCAGCTTTCTGCCATCCCCAACCTGTCTTTCTACCCGTGGTAAGCTTTTTGCACCTCAGTAACTATTGAATGTGACTTTCCTTTTCATGGCTTTTCCACAGGATGAAGATGAGACGCCATAAGCTCTTTCTGACTCTCTGCATGGCTGGTCTCTGCCTCATCTCCTTCTTGCACTTCCTCAAGGCCCTTTCCTATGTCACCTTCCCCCGGGAGCTGGCTTCACTTAGTCCCAACCTTGTCTCCAGCTTCTTCTGGAACAATGCTCCCGTCACACCTCAGGTCAGCCCTGAGCCAGGGGGCGCGGAGTTCCTCCGCACACCCCTGTACTCACACTCCCCcttgctccagcccctgccacccAGCAGAGCCAGCGAAGAGCTGCACAAAGTGGAGTTTGTGTTGCCAGAAGACACAACAGAGTATTTTGTCCGTACCAAAGCCGGTGGCATTTGCTTTAAACCAGGCACCAAGGTGCTGGAGAAGCCACCCATGGGAGGGCGGCCGGAGGAGCGAGCAGATGCTGTGGCCTCGGGGCGGCCGGCTCGCAAGCCACTGAGCGCCAGTGGGACCAAGCGGCGCAAGTGGGTAGAGTGCGTGTGCTTGCCAGGCTGGCATGGCCCCAGCTGCGGGGTCCCCACCGTGGTCCAGTACTCCAACCTGCCCACCAAGGACCGCCTTGTGCCGCGGGAGGTCCCCCGGCGCGTCATCAACGCTATCAATGTCAACCATGAGTTTGACCTGCTGGATGTCCGCTTCCACGAGCTGGGAGATGTGGTGGACGCCTTCGTGGTGTGTGAGTCAAACTTCACAGCCTACGGAGAGCCGCGGCCCCTCAAGTTCCGCGAGATGCTCCTCAATGGCTCCTTCGACTACATCCGCCACAAAGTGCTCTACGTCTTCCTGGACCACTTCCCGCCCGGAGGCCGCCAGGATGGCTGGATTGCCGATGATTACCTGCGCACCTTTCTCACCCGGGACGGCATCTCGCGCCTCCGCAACCTGCGCCCGGATGACGTCTTCATCATTGATGATGCCGATGAGATCCCAGCCCGTGATGGTGTGCTCTTCCTCAAGCTCTATGATGGCTGGACGGAGCCCTTCGCCTTTCACATGCGCAAGTCACTCTACGGCTTCTTCTGGAAGCAACCAGGCACCTTGGAGGTGGTCTCAGGCTGCACCATGGGGATGCTCCAGGCTGTCTATGCTACCGACGGGATCCGTCTGCGGCGCCGCGAGTACTACACCATGCCTGGCTTTCGGCAGTATGAGAACAGCACAGGACACATCCTGGTGCAGTGGTCACTGGGCAGCCCCCTCCACTTTGCTGGCTGGCACTGCTCCTGGTGTTTCACCCCAGAGGGGATCTACTTCAAACTGGTGTCAGCCCAGAATGGGGACTTCCCCCGCTGGGGTGACTACGAGGATAAACGAGACCTCAATTATATCCGGGAACTGATCCGGACTGGTGGCTGGTTTGATGGTACTACGCAGGAGTATCCTCCTGCTGACCCCAAGGAGCAGATGTACGCTCCCAAGTACCTGCTCAAGAACTACCAGCGGTTCCGCTACTTGTTGGAGAACCCCTACCGAAAAGTGGAGGGCGCTGGGTGAGGCCACTGGGGCTTGTGTGGGAAATCAGAACTTCACAACAAAGGGAGAGTCGGATGTTTTTgtctgttcctttctttttttcttttctctgattcTGGGTGGGATGTGCCATTTTTCTGGGGTCTctgccctccctcccttccttctcttcttcctttcatccCAGGGTGATGCCTGGGGACACAAATTCCTCAGTCATGTGAAGGGAGGCCTggacaggaggaggagagatggTGGGGACCTGCTCTGGCAGTAGCATAAAGACTTCCTTGCATCTCCCAAACCTCTCCTGCTGGCTGGAGAGACTCCCTGAAGCCAGCTGGTGGGTTTTCctctgcaggaggctggaaggGTCCCATGGGGAGAGAGCGCAGCTGTTCCTGTCCACCCTTGTCCTTTGTGGATTGGAGCAAGCACAGATGCAAGCTTAGGCTATTCAGAGAGCATGTGGGTCAGCAGGCACAAACCAATGTGAGTGATCATGTGTGCAGATGTGTGTCACAGGCATTTTTTGGATGAGTGAATGTGCAAAAGCATCTCAGTATGCGTTTATTTTTTGTATACCTCCGTATTCAAAGAGTATTTTGGAGAAGGGAAATCCTTTGCTTCCAAGGTGTTCTCCTCAAGATGCAGCCTCTTCCCGCAGGCTCAATGCATCTGTCCTGGGCTGTGTCCTGGTGCTCTACCAATCCTGGAGCAGGCAgatgggaagcagaggagaaaactgattttttttttttttttttttttttgaaattattaattttttttaactcttttttcaCCCCTGCCCCAACAACACTGCGCTGGCTTGGCCCACAGAAGCTGAAGCATCTTCCCTGCAGTACGTGCTTCTACTGGGGCTGGGATAAGCTGCAGTGGACTTAATCAGACAGTGGGAGTGTATGTTTACAAGTGCATGGTTTCCTATGTGCATGAGTGCTAACATGCATGGGTTTGGTATGCACGTGGGCATTCGTTACCAGTGCTGAAGGGGAAGGGGACAGAGTTGGGCTTGGGTATGTGTGCTTTTAGAAAATGGGGGGATCTGGGAGCTGCAATCTCTGTCTCGGCATGGATGACTTTGGGGAATTCATAAGAGAGCAGTGCTAAACACACAGGACTGTTGTGTGCCTCTTTGGCCGCCTCTGCAACCCTGtgggctgtgcctgctgcagggTTGGTGCTTACGTGTGTTGGCTGTTCCTTCTTGCTGTGGGGtaaaagggagaggagaaggacaAAGCTCTGAGTCAGCAATGGGTGCTTTGGAGAAACACAAGACCTGCCAAGGCACAGGATCCATCTGTCTGCTGTTCAGGTGTGAGGGAGCTCATGGAGCCATGGGCGGACTCCCCCCAGGGCCGAGAGACTCTTTTGAGACCTTGATGCTATCCAGAAAGCATGTGTGGCCCCATTGTGCAGCCTGGGCTGTGCAGACAAGAccatgcagaggagcagggatcTAGGCCCAACTACAGCTGGTTGGGCCAGTGTCTATCTAGAGTTTGACAGTGATGGGTACAGTCAGGATCTGGCCTGCTGTATTGAATTGATTCAGCTCATTGAAGAGGCAGATCCATGTCTCCACCCTCACCACCCTTCAGCCTAGCAGATGGCTTGATGGGATGCCCAGTGCCTGGGCTGTAGCAGGCAGAGGGTGACAAACATGATGAACTTGCTCTGTTAGCCTTGCAGTGGAAAGACTGGCTCATGTTCCAAGCAGAGAAATGAGGATCgtaggaggaggaggaggaaaatgttgGCATAAAGAGGAGTGACCCTGAAATCAGGCCAGCTGTGCTGAAGCAGGAGGGTTTCCATTGCCATTAACTCACCCCATCAGGGCTCCATATTCCTGTGTTGTCCAGCCCATTCCCACCCTTGTGCCTAATTCCTATCTTtgtatctctctctttttccttcctattccCATCTTTAGAGCAGTGAAAAGCATCAACAAAAATAACTTGATTGCCTAATAAGACCGAGACTGGAGCAGAATGAAGATGAACATCTTTTTCTGATCAAACTGAGATGAAGTATATCTTAGCTCCTTCCGCATCTTATGTGCTATAATGCCTGCTTAGACGAACTGAAAGATCctctttctgttgttgttgtttgtgcTGTGTCTTCCCCAGAGGTAGAAAAGCCCCTTTGGGAACTGAGTGGAGGTCAGCTTTGGAAGGCAGAATGCTCTTTCCCCAAAGGAAAGCTGTGGTTGTTCTAAGTTCAGACTTGTtgatgcagcaggagggagtCTTGTCACAGTCATGGGGTCCTTGTGccaagcagctgtgtggaggTGTTTGGTGTAGAGAGATGATAGAGAAATGGTGACTGAGCTGAGAAAGGAGGAGCCTGCATTGAGCAAgatgagagcagcagcactgaggctGCAGCACGAGGGGAACGTGCTTTCCCCAGCGGCAGCCAGAGGAGAGCAAGTGTTTGTTAGCTCATGGGATCAGTAGCAGGAAAGTATGGAAGGAAGGAgctgtttctcattttcactcTTGCAAAAGAGCCTGAGGTCTACTCTTAGACCTTTGCCTTTGCCTTATCTCAGTGACAACACCACAAGCCCAATGGCAGGCCTTGCTgacaacagaagagaaagacaagTCAGACTTTGCATAGGTGTTTTGGCAGCACCAGAGCCCCATGAAGCAGGGTCTAAAGTGCATACGtgctgaggctgcaccttgTTTTCTTG
The window above is part of the Strigops habroptila isolate Jane chromosome 3, bStrHab1.2.pri, whole genome shotgun sequence genome. Proteins encoded here:
- the MGAT3 gene encoding beta-1,4-mannosyl-glycoprotein 4-beta-N-acetylglucosaminyltransferase produces the protein MKMRRHKLFLTLCMAGLCLISFLHFLKALSYVTFPRELASLSPNLVSSFFWNNAPVTPQVSPEPGGAEFLRTPLYSHSPLLQPLPPSRASEELHKVEFVLPEDTTEYFVRTKAGGICFKPGTKVLEKPPMGGRPEERADAVASGRPARKPLSASGTKRRKWVECVCLPGWHGPSCGVPTVVQYSNLPTKDRLVPREVPRRVINAINVNHEFDLLDVRFHELGDVVDAFVVCESNFTAYGEPRPLKFREMLLNGSFDYIRHKVLYVFLDHFPPGGRQDGWIADDYLRTFLTRDGISRLRNLRPDDVFIIDDADEIPARDGVLFLKLYDGWTEPFAFHMRKSLYGFFWKQPGTLEVVSGCTMGMLQAVYATDGIRLRRREYYTMPGFRQYENSTGHILVQWSLGSPLHFAGWHCSWCFTPEGIYFKLVSAQNGDFPRWGDYEDKRDLNYIRELIRTGGWFDGTTQEYPPADPKEQMYAPKYLLKNYQRFRYLLENPYRKVEGAG